A single region of the Vicia villosa cultivar HV-30 ecotype Madison, WI linkage group LG4, Vvil1.0, whole genome shotgun sequence genome encodes:
- the LOC131597187 gene encoding uncharacterized protein LOC131597187: MPEVFRYGIPETITTDQGSVFTGRKMKEFAKETGFKLLTSTPYYVQANGQVEAANKFIINLIKKHVGRKPKSWHQTLDQILQACRTSPKEATNTTPFRLTFGHDAVFPVEICLQSVRIQRQNDMAIDEYWNLMLDELVELDEERLIALDRLIKQKEKVANAYNKKVKTKMFALDDYVWKVILPMDQKYKSLGKWSPYWEGLFKIVQVFTNNAYEIKELSEDCRILRINGKYLKKYKPILQEITIET; encoded by the exons ATGCCAGAAGttttcag ataTGGGATACCAGAAACcattactactgatcaaggatcagtcttCACTGGTCGAAAAATGAAAGAGTTTGCAAAAGAAACaggtttcaagttgttgacttcgACCCCATACTATGTCCAGGccaatggacaagtcgaagctgctaataaatttatcataaatttaatAAAGAAGCATGTGGGAAGGAAGCCAAAAAGCTGGCATCAGACACTTGATCAAATTTTACAAGCCTGTCGAACTTCCCCAAAAGAGGCAACAAATACTACTCCATTTCGTCTAActtttggacatgatgcagtttTTCCTGTTGAAATTTGTCTGCAATCAGTAAGGATTCAAAGACAAAATGATATGGCCATAGATGAATATTGGAATTTGATGTTAGATGAGTTGGTTGAATTAGACGAAGAAAGGTTAATAGCTTTAGACAGACTGATAAAGCAAAAAGAGAAAGTGGCGAACGCTTATAATAAGAAAGTGAAAACAAAGATGTTTGCTTTAGATGATTATGTTTGGAAAGTCATTTTACCTATGGATCAAAAATACAAGTCCTTAGGAAAATGGTCACCTTATTGGGAAGGACTATTTAAAATTGTGCAAGTCTTCACAAATAATGCATATGAAATTAAGGAGTTAAGTGAGGATTGTCGAATcctgaggataaatggtaaatatttaaaaaaatataagccAATACTTCAGGAAATAACAATTGAAACTTAG